Part of the Corynebacterium efficiens YS-314 genome is shown below.
TTATTCTGCGCGGGGAGCAACGTTATGACACCTGGATTGGTGACGCTACTACGCGGTCAGCTTCTCGCGACCCTTGCGACGACGAGCCGCAACAATCGCACGGCCGGCGCGGGTGCGCATGCGAGTACGGAAGCCGTGAACACGTGCACGACGACGGTTGTTCGGCTGGAACGTCCGCTTGCCCTTTGCCACGTTAAAACACTCCTAAAATTTTATTTGTCAGGTCACCGGACACACCGGTACGACG
Proteins encoded:
- the rpmH gene encoding 50S ribosomal protein L34, coding for MAKGKRTFQPNNRRRARVHGFRTRMRTRAGRAIVAARRRKGREKLTA